Proteins from a single region of Callithrix jacchus isolate 240 chromosome 12, calJac240_pri, whole genome shotgun sequence:
- the TBX6 gene encoding T-box transcription factor TBX6, producing the protein MYHPRELYPSLGAGYRLGPPQPGADSSFPPALAEGYRYPDLDTPKLDCFLSGMEAAPRTLAAPPPLPLLPPAMGTEPAPSAPEALHSLPGVSLILENRELWKEFSSVGTEMIITKAGRRMFPACRVSVTGLDPEARYLFLLDVVPVDGARYRWQGRRWEPSGKAEPRLPDRVYIHPDSPATGAHWMRQPVSFHRVKLTNSTLDPHGHLILHSMHKYQPRIHLVRAAQLCSQHWGGMASFRFPETTFISVTAYQNPRITQLKIAANPFAKGFRENGRNCKRERDARVKRKLRGPEPAATEACGSGDTPGGPCDSTLGGDIRESDPEQALALGEATTVPVPPCGGPSAEAYLLHPAAFHGAPSHLPTRSSSFPEAPDSGRSAPYSAAFLELPPGPGASGYPAAPPATPFAPHFLQGGPFPLPYPGPGGYLDVGSKPMY; encoded by the exons ATGTACCATCCACGAGAGTTGTACCCGTCCCTGGGGGCCGGCTACCGCTTGGGGCCCCCCCAACCCGGGGCAGACTCCAGCTTCCCACCTGCCCTAGCTGAGGGCTACCGCTACCCTG ACCTGGATACCCCCAAACTGGATTGCTTCCTCTCCGGGATGGAGGCTGCTCCCCGCACCCTGGCCGctcccccacctctgcccctTCTGCCCCCTGCCATGGGCACAGAGCCGGCCCCATCAGCTCCAGAGGCCCTCCATTCCCTCCCTGGGGTCAGCCTCATCCTGGAGAACCGGGAGCTATGGAAGGAGTTCAGCTCTGTGGGAACAGAAATGATCATCACCAAAGCTGGGAG GCGCATGTTCCCTGCCTGCCGAGTGTCAGTCACCGGCCTGGACCCGGAGGCCCGCTACTTGTTTCTTCTGGATGTGGTTCCAGTGGACGGGGCTCGCTACCGCTGGCAGGGCCGGCGCTGGGAGCCCAGCGGCAAGGCAGAGCCCCGCCTGCCTGACCGAGTCTATATTCACCCCGACTCTCCTGCCACGGGTGCCCATTGGATGCGGCAGCCTGTGTCCTTCCATCGTGTCAAGCTCACCAACAGCACGCTGGATCCCCACGGCCAC CTGATCCTGCACTCCATGCACAAGTACCAGCCCCGCATACATCTGGTTCGAGCAGCCCAGCTCTGCAGCCAGCACTGGGGGGGTATGGCCTCCTTCCGCTTCCCCGAGACCACATTCATCTCTGTGACAGCCTACCAGAACCCACGG ATCACACAACTGAAGATTGCAGCCAATCCCTTTGCCAAAGGCTTCCGGGAGAACGGCAGAAACTGTAAGAG GGAGCGAGACGCCCGTGTGAAGAGGAAACTGCGGGGCCCAGAGCCAGCAGCCACAGAGGCCTGTGGGAGCGGAG ACACCCCAGGTGGTCCCTGCGACTCCACCCTGGGTGGAGACATTCGTGAATCAGATCCAGAGCAGGCCCTAGCCCTGGGGGAAGCCACCACTGTCCCGGTGCCTCCGTGCGGTGGCCCCAGTGCCGAGGCCTACCTCCTGCACCCTGCAGCTTTCCACGGGGCTCCCAGTCACCTTCCCACCAG GAGCTCCAGCTTCCCGGAGGCTCCAGACTCTGGGCGCTCAGCCCCCTACTCAGCTGCATTTCTGGAGCTGCCACCTGGGCCAGGGGCCTCTGGGTACCCAGCGGCTCCGCCAGCAACACCCTTTGCCCCCCACTTTCTCCAAGGGGGCCCCTTCCCTCTACCATACCCTGGGCCTGGGGGCTACCTGGATGTGGGCTCCAAACCCATGTACTGA
- the YPEL3 gene encoding LOW QUALITY PROTEIN: protein yippee-like 3 (The sequence of the model RefSeq protein was modified relative to this genomic sequence to represent the inferred CDS: inserted 1 base in 1 codon), which translates to MGGGQTRVIMTQLPRACVPAPPRSPPRAQPRPSDPAPARIASWNASRPGARKPPPHFRAGGCWRRGRGSQGLRRRPSDAPPHLHAARPLATAAAGTGGGSPPPPAAAAAAAGLGVNKSRRLRTRAGGDGARQERPPLPGQPTPADRXPARPGEALGSLCSPWAAPRVGPLPQAPAMVRISKPKTFQAYLDDCHRRYSCAHCRAHLANHDDLISKSFQGSQGRAYLFNSVVNVGCGPAEERVLLTGLHAVADIHCENCKTTLGWKYEQAFESSQKYKEGKYIIELNHMIKDNGWD; encoded by the exons ATGGGCGGCGGACAAACGCGGGTCATTATGACTCAACTCCCCCGGGCGTGCGTCCCAGCGCCACCCCGTTCCCCGCCCCGCGCCCAGCCTAGACCCTCCGACCCCGCCCCTGCGCGGATCGCGAGCTGGAACGCGAGCAGGCCCGGGGCGCGCAAGCCGCCGCCGCATTTCCGGGCCGGCGGGTGCTGGCGGCGGGGGAGGGGCAGCCAGGGCCTGCGCCGGCGGCCGAGTGACGCGCCCCCTCATTTGCATGCGGCGCGCCCATTGGCCACGGCGGCCGCCGGGACGGGAGGCGGGTCCCCTCCCCCTCCCGCCGCAGCGGCGGCAGCAGCTGGGCTCGGTGTAAACAAGTCCAGGCGCCTGCGAACCCGGGCCGGGGGGGACGGCGCCCGCCAGGAGCGCCCCCCACTCCCAGGCCAGCCCACCCCGGCGGACC GCCCGGCGCGCCCAGGCGAG GCACTGGGCTCCCTCTGCTCCCCGTGGGCCGCTCCCCGCGTGGGGCCACTGCCCCAGGCCCCCGCCATGGTGCGGATTTCAAAGCCCAAGACGTTTCAGGCCTACTTGGATGATTGTCACCGGAGGTATAGCTGTGCCCACTGCCGCGCTCACCTGGCCAACCACGACGACCTCATCTCCAAG TCCTTCCAGGGCAGTCAGGGGCGTGCCTACCTCTTCAACTCTGT GGTGAACGTGGGCTGTGGGCCAGCCGAGGAGCGGGTGCTGCTGACCGGCCTCCATGCTGTCGCCGACATCCACTGCGAGAACTGCAAGACCACTTTGGGCTGGAAATAT GAACAGGCCTTTGAGAGCagccagaagtacaaagaggggAAGTACATCATTGAACTCAACCACATGATCAAAGACAACGGCTGGGACTGA
- the GDPD3 gene encoding lysophospholipase D GDPD3, with the protein MSLFLYCALPALGSYAMLSSFFLRRPHLLHTPRAPNFRIRLGAHRGGSGELLENTMEAMENSMAQHSDLLELDCQLTRDRVVVVSHDENLCRQSGLNRDVSSLDFEDLPLYKEELEVYFSPGHFAHGTDRRMVRLEDLFQRFPRTPMSVEIKGKNEELIREIAGLVRRFDRNEITIWASEKSSIMKKCKAANPEMPRSFTISRGFWVILSYYLGLLPFIPIPEKFFFCFLPNIINRTYFPFSCSCLNQLLAVVSKWMIMRKSLIRHLEERGVQVVFWCLNDESDFEAAFSVGASGVMTDYPTALRHYLDNHEPAARTS; encoded by the exons ATGAGCCTTTTCCTGTACTGtgccctccctgccctgggcAGTTATGCCATGCTCTCCAGCTTCTTCCTGCGCCGGCCTCACCTGCTGCACACACCCCGGGCTCCCAACTTCCGCATCCGCCTGGGAGCCCACCGAGGAG GATCTGGAGAGCTGCTGGAGAACACCATGGAGGCCATGGAGAA CTCCATGGCCCAGCACTCGGACCTCCTGGAGCTCGACTGTCAGCTGACAAGGGACAGAGTCGTGGTGGTGTCACATGATGAGAACCTGTGCCGTCAGTCAGGCTTGAACAGGGATGTGAGCAGCCTGGACTTTGAG GACCTGCCCCTCtacaaggaggagctggaggtTTACTTCTCTCCAG GCCACTTTGCTCATGGAACGGACCGGCGCATGGTGCGTCTGGAGGACCTGTTCCAGAGGTTCCCAAGGACACCCATGAGTGTGGAGATCAAAGGGAAGAACGAAGAGCTCATCCGTGAG aTAGCAGGCTTGGTGAGGCGCTTTGACCGTAATGAAATCACCATCTGGGCCTCAGAGAAGAGCTCCATCATGAAGAAATGCAAGGCTGCT AACCCCGAGATGCCCCGGTCCTTCACAATAAGCCGAGGATTCTGGGTGATCCTTTCTTACTACCTGGGGCTGCTGCCCTTCATCCCAATCCCTGAGAAGTTCTTCTTCTGCTTCTTGCCCAACATCATCAACAG GACCTATTTCCCATTTTCCTGCTCTTGCCTGAACCAGTTGTTGGCTGTGGTTTCGAAATG GATGATCATGAGGAAGAGTCTGATCCGACACTTGGAGGAGCGAGGGGTGCAG gTGGTCTTTTGGTGCCTTAATGATGAGTCGGATTTTGAAGCGGCCTTCAGTGTGGGAGCCTCTGGCGTCATGACGGATTATCCCACAGCTCTGAGGCACTACCTGGACAACCATGAACCAGCTGCCCGGACCTCCTAA
- the MAPK3 gene encoding mitogen-activated protein kinase 3, translating to MAAAAAAAAQGGGGGEPRRAEGVGPGVPGEVEMVKGQPFDVGPRYTQLQYIGEGAYGMVSSAYDHVRKTRVAIKKISPFEHQTYCQRTLREIQILLRFRHENVIGIRDILRASTLEAMRDVYIVQDLMETDLYKLLKSQQLSNDHICYFLYQILRGLKYIHSANVLHRDLKPSNLLINTTCDLKICDFGLARIADPEHDHTGFLTEYVATRWYRAPEIMLNSKGYTKSIDIWSVGCILAEMLSNRPIFPGKHYLDQLNHILGILGSPSQEDLNCIINMKARNYLQSLPSKTKVAWAKLFPKSDSKALDLLDRMLTFNPNKRITVEEALAHPYLEQYYDPTDEPVAEEPFTFDMELDDLPKERLKELIFQETARFQPGALEAP from the exons atggcggcggcggcggcggcggcggctcaggggggcgggggcggggagcCCCGGAGAGCCGAGGGGGTCGGCCCGGGGGTCCCGGGGGAAGTGGAAATGGTGAAGGGGCAGCCGTTCGACGTGGGCCCGCGCTACACGCAGCTGCAGTACATCGGCGAGGGCGCTTACGGCATGGTCAG CTCGGCCTATGACCACGTGCGCAAGACTCGAGTGGCCATCAAGAAGATCAGCCCCTTCGAGCATCAGACCTACTGCCAGCGCACGCTCCGGGAGATCCAGATCCTGCTGCGCTTTCGCCATGAGAATGTCATCGGCATCCGAGACATTCTTCGGGCGTCCACCCTGGAAGCCATGAGGGATGT CTACATTGTGCAGGACCTAATGGAAACTGACCTGTACAAGTTGCTTAAAAGCCAGCAGCTGAGCAATGACCACATCTGCTACTTCCTCTACCAGATCCTGCGGGGCCTCAAGTACATCCACTCCGCCAATGTCCTCCACCGGGATCTAAAGCCCTCCAACCTGCTCATCAACACCACCTGCGACCTTAAG ATCTGTGATTTCGGCCTGGCCCGGATTGCTGATCCTGAGCACGACCACACTGGCTTCCTGACAGAGTATGTGGCTACACGCTGGTACCGGGCCCCAGAGATCATGCTGAACTCCAAG gGCTATACCAAGTCCATCGACATCTGGTCTGTGGGCTGCATTCTGGCTGAGATGCTCTCCAACCGGCCCATCTTCCCTGGCAAGCACTACCTGGATCAGCTCAACCACATTCTGG GCATCCTGGGCTCCCCATCCCAGGAGGACCTGAATTGTATCATCAACATGAAGGCCCGAAACTACCTACAGTCTCTGCCCTCCAAGACCAAGGTGGCCTGGGCCAAGCTTTTCCCCAAGTCGGACTCCAAAG CCCTTGACCTGCTGGACCGGATGTTAACCTTTAACCCCAACAAACGGATCACAGTGGAGGAAGCGCTGGCCCACCCCTACCTGGAGCAGTACTATGACCCAACGGATGAG CCAGTGGCCGAGGAGCCCTTCACCTTCGACATGGAGCTGGATGACCTACCCAAGGAGCGGCTGAAGGAGCTCATCTTCCAAGAGACAGCACGCTTCCAGCCTGGGGCGCTGGAGGCCCCCTAA